One part of the Lotus japonicus ecotype B-129 chromosome 2, LjGifu_v1.2 genome encodes these proteins:
- the LOC130735590 gene encoding meiotic nuclear division protein 1 homolog — translation MSKKRGLSLEEKREKMLQIFYESQDFYLLKELEKMGPRKGVIAQSVKDVIQSLVDDDLVSKDKIGTSVYFWSLPSCAGNQLRNVTCKLDSELQGSKNRHSQLVEQCETLKKGREESDEREVALADLKAIELKHKELKDELAKFRDNDPAAFEAMKDAIGVAHASANRWTDNIFTLKQWCTNNFPQAKEQLENLYKEVGITDDFDYLELAPVLLKAVAD, via the exons ATG TCGAAGAAAAGGGGTCTTTCATTGGAAGAGAAGCGTGAGAAGATGCTTCAAATCTTTTACGAGTCTCAAGATTTCTACCTG CTTAAGGAGCTTGAGAAGATGGGTCCTAGGAAGGGTGTTATAGCTCAATCTGTGAAAGATGTTATCCAGAGTTTAGTGGATGATGACCTTGTTTCCAAAGATAAGATTGGAACTTCT GTGTATTTTTGGAGTCTTCCTAGCTGTGCTGGAAATCAG CTGAGGAACGTGACCTGCAAACTCGACTCTGAACTGCAAGGCAGTAAGAATCGGCATTCCCAACTTGTTGAACAATGTGAGACACTGAAGAAGGGGAGAGAGGAATCT GATGAACGAGAGGTGGCCCTAGCAGATCTAAAAGCCATTGAGCTGAAGCATAAAGAATTGAAG GATGAGCTGGCAAAGTTTAGAGATAATGATCCGGCTGCCTTTGAAGCAATGA AGGATGCAATTGGAGTTGCCCATGCATCAGCTAACAGATGGACAG ACAACATTTTCACTTTGAAGCAATGGTGTACAAACAACTTCCCTCAGGCTAAGGAACAACTTGAAAACTTGTACAAGGAG GTCGGTATAACTGATGATTTTGACTATTTGGAGTTAGCACCTGTTCTCCTCAAAGCAGTTGCTGATTAA
- the LOC130736928 gene encoding secreted RxLR effector protein 161-like, whose protein sequence is MMMEFKEDMMKTFEMTDLGLMSYFLGIEVSQRNDGLFISQKKYTEGLLKKFKMYDCKPVSTPLVINEKLHKDDGAPEADASRYKSLIGSLLYLTVTRPDIMYATSLLARFMQSPSKIHFGAGKRILRYLQGTKEFGIWYKTTTISRLLGYTDSDWAGSVDDMKSTSGYALSLGSGIFSWASKKQATVAQSTAEAEYVAKLLVLMLFWDPNS, encoded by the coding sequence ATGATGATGGAGTTCAAGGAAGACATGATGAAGACCTTCGAGATGACTGACCTTGGCTTGATGAGCTACTTCCTCGGTATAGAGGTAAGTCAAAGAAATGATGGGCTATTTATTTCACAAAAGAAATACACAGAAGGCTTACTCAAGAAATTCAAGATGTACGACTGTAAGCCTGTAAGCACTCCACTCGTGATAAATGAGAAACTACATAAGGATGATGGAGCACCAGAAGCTGATGCATCGCGCTACAAGAGTCTAATTGGTAGTCTTCTATATCTGACAGTTACACGACCAGACATCATGTATGCTACAAGTCTTCTAGCAAGATTCATGCAGAGTCCAAGTAAGATACACTTTGGAGCAGGCAAAAGGATTCTAAGATACTTGCAAGGAACAAAAGAGTTTGGAATATGGTACAAAACCACAACCATCTCGAGGTTGCTTGGCTACACCGACAGTGATTGGGCAGGTTCGGTAGATGACATGAAAAGCACTTCCGGCTATGCTTTATCACTTGGATCGGGAATATTTTCTTGGGCATCTAAGAAGCAAGCTACGGTTGCACAATCAACAGCTGAAGCTGAGTATGTGGCAAAGTTGCTGGTGCTGATGTTATTCTGGGATCCAAATAGCTAG
- the LOC130736929 gene encoding uncharacterized mitochondrial protein AtMg00860-like, translated as MEAVLLILQQQELYAKLSKCSFGATEVDYLGHKLRGFLVLTGYYRRFIKGYPHIAAPLTHMLKKDNFAWKAEAETAFNQLKTAMTVAPVLALPNFTQPFILETDASGIGIGAVLGQGDIP; from the exons ATGGAGGCAGTATTACTTATTTTGCAACAACAAGAGTTATATGCAAAGTTGTCAAAATGTTCTTTTGGAGCTACAGAAGTAGATTATTTAGGACACAAG TTGAGGGGATTCCTGGTTTTAACGGGATACTATAGAAGATTCATCAAGGGATATCCACACATTGCTGCACCCTTAACTCATATGTTAAAGAAAGACAATTTTGCTTGGAAGGCAGAAGCAGAAACTGCATTTAATCAGCTCAAAACAGCAATGACAGTGGCACCAGTATTGGCATTACCCAATTTTACACAACCATTCATTCTAGAGACTGATGCATCTGGAATTGGGATAGGAGCAGTGTTGGGGCAGGGGGACATCCCATAG